A portion of the Ferrimonas lipolytica genome contains these proteins:
- a CDS encoding TorD/DmsD family molecular chaperone has translation MTQTDLLPYASAISGVLHNLYFNKPTTEFLADFRAGTLLRSWPQLGDATTHQHAIELIQSSLNELTDEQIERDYYRLFIGPGEMQAYPWGSVYTDRENLLFGASTQALLTFLQRWQVEVNLDSHQPHDHIGLLLGVLGQLLANEQLVAVDELLQQHLMPWAPRLLECIDMGANSGFYRGFGMLTQALLNRLMAERELTAHKVQLFK, from the coding sequence ATGACTCAGACCGATTTATTACCGTACGCCAGTGCCATCAGTGGTGTACTGCACAACCTTTACTTTAATAAGCCAACGACGGAGTTCTTAGCGGATTTTCGCGCGGGAACGCTGTTGCGTAGTTGGCCTCAACTCGGTGATGCGACAACGCATCAGCACGCGATTGAGTTGATCCAATCCTCACTTAATGAGTTGACCGATGAGCAGATTGAGCGTGACTATTACCGCTTATTTATCGGCCCTGGTGAGATGCAGGCATACCCATGGGGTAGCGTATACACTGACCGTGAAAACTTGCTGTTTGGTGCCTCTACGCAGGCATTGTTGACCTTCTTACAGCGCTGGCAGGTTGAGGTGAACTTAGATAGCCATCAACCCCACGATCACATTGGGCTACTGCTGGGGGTATTGGGGCAGCTATTGGCGAATGAACAGCTGGTTGCCGTGGATGAGTTGTTGCAACAACACCTGATGCCGTGGGCTCCCCGTTTGCTGGAGTGCATCGATATGGGGGCCAATAGTGGCTTTTACCGTGGCTTCGGCATGTTGACTCAGGCGTTATTGAATCGGTTAATGGCCGAGCGCGAGCTTACGGCACATAAAGTACAGCTATTTAAGTAA
- a CDS encoding 4Fe-4S dicluster domain-containing protein, which yields MTEQVQFGFFIDTTKCTGCKTCHVACKDDNSRLATGSILPDGSNEPTNLMPVEGKWRRVYEFGGGTMGTNGKGAFTGFSGVFSYYASIGCNHCSHPVCVQACPTGACHKRQKDGLVHIDQNVCIGCQSCERACPYDAPQFDNDRGVMTKCDGCYDHIDTDLSIPLASRRKPHCVESCPLRAIDFGTIDELRALYGSNADIQGLPSSSITDPNLIIKVNPVSGKGTASHLNPFEV from the coding sequence ATGACTGAACAAGTACAATTTGGTTTCTTCATCGATACCACCAAGTGCACTGGCTGTAAGACCTGCCACGTGGCGTGTAAGGACGACAACTCCCGTTTAGCCACTGGCAGTATTCTGCCAGATGGTAGCAACGAGCCAACCAATCTGATGCCGGTTGAAGGTAAGTGGCGTCGTGTGTATGAATTTGGCGGCGGTACCATGGGTACCAACGGTAAGGGCGCATTCACAGGCTTTAGTGGTGTATTCAGCTATTACGCGTCGATTGGTTGTAACCACTGTTCGCACCCCGTATGTGTACAGGCTTGTCCAACCGGTGCTTGTCATAAGCGCCAGAAAGATGGTTTGGTTCACATTGATCAGAACGTATGTATTGGCTGTCAAAGCTGTGAGCGTGCCTGTCCGTACGATGCTCCACAGTTTGATAACGACCGTGGTGTGATGACCAAGTGTGATGGTTGTTACGATCACATCGATACCGATTTAAGCATCCCATTGGCCAGCCGTCGTAAGCCACACTGTGTCGAGTCTTGCCCATTGCGTGCTATCGACTTTGGCACTATCGACGAGTTGCGTGCTCTGTATGGTAGTAACGCCGACATTCAAGGTCTGCCAAGCTCCAGCATTACTGATCCTAACCTAATTATTAAGGTTAACCCGGTATCAGGTAAAGGCACTGCTAGTCACCTCAACCCATTTGAGGTGTGA
- the ftsX gene encoding permease-like cell division protein FtsX gives MKRTKSKVSTGRRFSSFLGQHAKQLVASLGELWQTPMTSVMTMLVLGFSLSLPTLLLALSNNAAKVEQQWQHSSQINLFLQLDLPAASEQRLLSKLRGMAELIEVEHQSSQQALAEFQAHSRFADALQYLDDNPLPAVVKVVPSLNYRSGEAVKVLQQQLQSMPEVSLARLDLDWLERLQAFSDTAKRASSALSLLLIVAVVLITANTIRMGIMQRFHEIKVMKLVGATEAFIRRPFLYSGLWLGLMSAMLALVLVNGLLLWLDSAVAQLLSLYDSQLRLDGLTGSQVAWLLGCACGLGWLGAYVSVRRHLRAIEPQ, from the coding sequence ATGAAGCGAACTAAGTCAAAGGTATCGACTGGGCGGCGCTTCAGTAGCTTTTTAGGGCAACATGCCAAACAGCTGGTGGCCAGCTTAGGTGAATTGTGGCAAACACCAATGACATCGGTAATGACTATGCTGGTGTTAGGGTTCAGTCTAAGTCTACCGACGCTGTTGCTAGCGTTATCAAACAACGCCGCTAAGGTTGAACAACAATGGCAGCATAGCTCGCAGATCAATCTATTCCTGCAACTGGATCTACCGGCTGCAAGCGAACAACGCCTGCTTAGCAAGTTACGGGGGATGGCGGAATTAATAGAAGTTGAGCATCAATCGTCACAGCAGGCGCTGGCGGAGTTTCAAGCTCACAGCCGCTTTGCTGATGCACTGCAATATCTCGACGATAATCCGTTACCGGCCGTGGTTAAGGTGGTTCCTTCACTTAACTATCGCAGCGGTGAGGCGGTAAAGGTATTGCAACAACAGCTGCAATCGATGCCGGAGGTAAGCCTAGCTCGTTTGGATCTAGACTGGTTGGAACGATTGCAGGCGTTCTCTGACACCGCCAAGAGGGCGAGCTCGGCGTTAAGTTTGCTGCTGATTGTGGCGGTGGTGCTGATCACTGCTAACACCATTCGTATGGGTATCATGCAGCGTTTTCACGAGATCAAAGTGATGAAGTTGGTTGGTGCTACCGAAGCTTTTATCCGTCGACCGTTTCTCTATAGTGGTCTTTGGCTTGGGTTGATGTCAGCAATGCTGGCACTGGTGTTGGTTAATGGTTTATTGCTGTGGCTTGATAGCGCCGTAGCGCAACTATTAAGCCTTTACGATAGCCAACTGCGCCTCGATGGTTTAACTGGTTCTCAGGTTGCATGGTTACTCGGTTGTGCCTGTGGGCTGGGCTGGTTAGGAGCCTATGTTTCGGTACGCCGTCATTTACGGGCCATCGAACCGCAATAA
- a CDS encoding DmsE family decaheme c-type cytochrome produces the protein MMAKLNKLMRVLTLGVLISVPMSALATEGNSVQALLLDKFQAGHYSNKGADGCLMCHKKNDSVTAIFAGVHGDLNHSNSPMAKLQCESCHGPQGKHRGKNEPMISFAANGNVSAELQDSVCLSCHQDSERMAWHDSLHVQEEVSCVSCHSVHTAQDPIMNRSNQVATCVECHSEQRADMHKRSAHPILGTGRDGGNMVCSDCHAPHGSLSDAALKQTTINDSCYDCHAEKRGPFLWEHESVIDDCSSCHDVHGSVNDNLLKRKAPQLCQNCHQPDGHQFNVEQPDGVFTSGQSCLNCHNQIHGSNHPSGNYLRK, from the coding sequence ATGATGGCGAAGTTAAATAAGTTAATGCGAGTGCTTACTTTAGGGGTGCTAATCAGTGTCCCGATGTCTGCATTGGCTACCGAGGGTAATAGTGTTCAAGCCCTACTGTTGGATAAATTCCAAGCAGGCCACTACTCCAATAAAGGCGCCGATGGCTGCCTGATGTGTCACAAAAAGAATGACAGCGTTACTGCAATCTTTGCTGGCGTGCACGGCGATTTGAACCACAGCAACAGCCCAATGGCTAAGCTGCAGTGCGAATCCTGTCATGGCCCCCAAGGCAAGCATCGTGGCAAAAACGAACCGATGATCAGCTTTGCTGCCAACGGTAACGTCTCTGCTGAGCTGCAAGACAGCGTCTGTCTCTCCTGTCACCAAGACAGTGAACGCATGGCGTGGCATGACTCCCTGCACGTGCAGGAAGAGGTTAGCTGTGTCAGCTGTCATAGCGTTCACACTGCGCAAGACCCAATCATGAACCGCAGCAATCAAGTGGCCACCTGTGTGGAATGCCACAGCGAGCAGCGGGCCGATATGCACAAGCGCAGTGCTCACCCAATCCTGGGCACCGGTCGCGATGGCGGCAATATGGTCTGTAGCGACTGTCACGCCCCGCACGGCTCTCTGTCTGATGCTGCGCTCAAGCAAACCACCATCAATGACAGTTGTTACGACTGTCACGCGGAAAAACGCGGCCCATTCCTGTGGGAACACGAAAGCGTGATTGATGACTGCAGCAGCTGCCACGACGTGCACGGTAGTGTGAATGACAACCTGCTTAAGCGCAAAGCGCCACAGCTGTGTCAGAACTGTCACCAGCCGGACGGTCACCAGTTTAATGTTGAGCAGCCAGACGGGGTATTCACCTCAGGCCAAAGCTGCCTCAACTGCCACAACCAGATCCACGGGTCTAACCACCCAAGTGGCAACTACCTGCGTAAGTAA
- the ftsE gene encoding cell division ATP-binding protein FtsE, with the protein MIRFEQVSKIYPGGQTALENVDFHLQRGEMAFLTGHSGAGKSTLLKLITAIEKPTMGKVLVNDHDIGTLSRSAVPYLRRNIGIIFQDHNLLMDRSVYDNVALPLLIEGFHDREINKRVEAALEMVGLGDKTNFAPMQLSGGEQQRVGIARAVVARPPLLLADEPTGNLDPKLSMEILRLFETFNRAGTTVLIATHDLGLIARMRYRTLTLGQGRLLSTEAVA; encoded by the coding sequence ATGATCCGGTTTGAGCAGGTCAGTAAAATCTACCCCGGTGGTCAAACCGCGTTAGAAAATGTCGATTTTCACCTTCAACGGGGAGAGATGGCATTTCTAACCGGCCACAGTGGTGCAGGTAAAAGTACCCTGCTCAAGCTAATCACAGCGATTGAAAAGCCAACAATGGGGAAGGTGTTGGTTAATGATCACGACATCGGCACCTTAAGCCGCAGTGCTGTCCCTTACCTGCGTCGTAACATCGGCATCATCTTTCAAGATCACAACCTGTTGATGGACCGCAGTGTCTACGACAACGTCGCTTTACCATTATTGATTGAAGGGTTCCACGACCGCGAAATCAACAAACGAGTTGAGGCGGCGCTGGAGATGGTTGGCCTCGGCGACAAAACCAATTTTGCGCCGATGCAGCTTTCTGGTGGTGAACAACAGCGGGTCGGTATTGCCCGAGCTGTCGTTGCTCGACCGCCACTATTGCTGGCGGATGAGCCCACCGGCAATCTTGACCCTAAATTGTCGATGGAGATCCTGCGTTTGTTTGAAACCTTTAATCGTGCCGGCACCACCGTGTTAATCGCAACCCACGATCTCGGTCTTATCGCTCGCATGCGCTACCGCACCCTGACTCTGGGACAAGGTCGGTTATTGTCTACAGAGGCGGTGGCATGA
- a CDS encoding divergent polysaccharide deacetylase family protein — protein sequence MTLKFSLLTTTLWITKAVKWLVLSLLLVGSATAAQMALIIDDVGERALDKQTLALPHKVTLSFLPHSRFGRDFAMLGWLQQRELMLHLPMATVGVKDPGPWAITPNQDKWQVQYRVKKALADIPFVTGINNHMGSAVTPDPERMAWVMEEIAKKPMFFVDSLTTSDSQAHAQALRYGIDSIKRHVFLDPQPGIEVLEQQWLRAQTIALKYGKVVVIGHPYPDTMAFLQHKIPQLDQIELVSVAELISNERLAQSQVQQPATQ from the coding sequence ATGACCCTCAAATTTTCGCTGCTTACGACTACATTATGGATAACCAAAGCCGTTAAATGGTTGGTTTTATCACTGCTTTTAGTTGGGAGTGCCACCGCTGCGCAGATGGCGTTGATTATCGATGATGTCGGTGAGCGCGCCCTAGATAAGCAAACCCTAGCGCTACCACACAAAGTCACCCTATCGTTTTTACCCCACAGCCGCTTCGGCCGCGATTTCGCCATGTTAGGGTGGCTGCAGCAGCGAGAACTGATGCTGCATCTGCCGATGGCCACCGTAGGTGTGAAAGATCCTGGGCCATGGGCAATCACCCCAAACCAAGATAAATGGCAGGTACAGTATCGGGTAAAAAAAGCATTGGCAGACATTCCCTTCGTTACTGGCATCAATAACCACATGGGCAGCGCCGTCACGCCAGATCCAGAACGGATGGCTTGGGTTATGGAAGAGATTGCAAAAAAGCCGATGTTTTTTGTCGATAGCCTCACCACCAGTGATAGCCAAGCCCATGCACAAGCCCTACGTTATGGCATTGACTCGATTAAACGCCATGTGTTCCTCGATCCCCAACCGGGGATTGAGGTGTTAGAGCAGCAATGGTTACGGGCACAAACCATCGCCCTAAAATATGGCAAGGTGGTGGTGATCGGTCACCCCTACCCGGACACCATGGCTTTTTTGCAGCACAAAATTCCGCAATTGGATCAAATAGAGTTGGTGTCGGTCGCTGAGCTCATTAGCAACGAGCGTTTAGCTCAGTCACAAGTTCAGCAACCAGCAACACAGTAA
- a CDS encoding MtrB/PioB family decaheme-associated outer membrane protein, whose product MKMKLSLVALAMLNVGALQAASFNLNQANTANLNTDKWACKRCDTNHDSGSVGVSLLSVDADDARAANRSGDEDGTAAALQADLVSQNNGDRIQLHATDFGLETGRVDGRFDNDQFGVHAGYQSNLQVSSDKAQTMYGINQGVIINSGNLNGETLETKREKWLLGGELKGDFWRGFVEYRNEDKSGQQVKSSQFIGLPSGDSSGLPINYVAPIDHNTQTLVAGGELMGERWLAGVKYQGSQFDNDHNGIDAMSGGSIQAYEPENESHQVIVNGQYRFERDIVSGRIVKGWMSQDQDFVSTAGVPAGIHSADAEVETLDINARWNHRASADLRIKTKIDYRDRDNKTPIRLYQSLDYDANKGRAVENVAMDSERLAYQVAADYRLAKGIKFNGGYQGIDKEQTDSVKEETKEDRFFAGVRYDRLTQWDLSLDAEFSRRDGSDYQADEATSDEDNAVLRKYHLADRDRQQLRFGASHTPLDNLSVDLNVRYALDDYSDTDLGLKESRDSSFDLSVNYQPLPQLSLHLFAGQQWIDSQQSDRNSSSRYGTDSNDTFSHAGFGGRYHGLLQDKLVIGLDYGFNESESETEISGNNLYGDYIAWSHNVDVYAEYQLSANTKVKASYGYERYYDTDYGSVASSSYTTLGEMDSNYVAHTVMLTFSYAL is encoded by the coding sequence ATGAAGATGAAACTCAGTCTGGTCGCTCTGGCGATGCTTAATGTGGGGGCGCTACAGGCAGCCAGCTTCAACCTAAACCAGGCCAATACCGCCAACCTCAACACCGATAAGTGGGCTTGTAAGCGTTGCGATACAAATCACGACAGCGGTAGCGTTGGGGTGTCATTGCTCAGCGTTGACGCCGACGACGCTCGTGCAGCCAACCGCAGTGGCGACGAAGACGGCACTGCGGCAGCGCTGCAAGCAGATCTTGTGTCGCAGAATAACGGTGACCGGATCCAGCTGCACGCCACCGACTTTGGTCTTGAGACCGGCCGCGTCGATGGACGTTTCGATAACGACCAGTTTGGTGTGCATGCCGGTTACCAAAGCAACCTGCAGGTGAGCAGCGACAAAGCGCAAACCATGTACGGCATTAACCAAGGCGTTATCATCAACAGCGGTAACCTGAACGGCGAAACCCTTGAAACGAAACGTGAAAAATGGCTGTTGGGCGGCGAGCTCAAAGGCGATTTTTGGCGTGGCTTTGTTGAATACCGAAACGAAGACAAGAGCGGCCAACAGGTGAAGTCGAGCCAGTTTATCGGCTTACCAAGTGGCGACAGCAGTGGTTTGCCAATCAACTACGTGGCACCAATTGATCACAATACCCAAACCCTAGTGGCGGGTGGTGAGTTGATGGGTGAACGTTGGTTGGCCGGGGTGAAATACCAAGGCAGCCAGTTCGACAACGATCACAACGGCATCGACGCCATGAGCGGCGGCAGCATCCAAGCCTACGAACCAGAAAACGAATCACACCAAGTGATCGTCAATGGCCAGTATCGCTTTGAGCGCGACATCGTTAGCGGCCGTATCGTCAAAGGCTGGATGAGCCAAGATCAGGATTTCGTCAGCACCGCAGGTGTGCCAGCGGGGATCCACAGCGCCGACGCTGAGGTGGAAACCTTAGATATCAACGCCCGCTGGAACCACCGCGCCAGTGCCGATCTACGCATCAAAACTAAGATCGACTACCGCGATCGCGACAACAAAACCCCAATCCGTTTGTACCAATCACTCGATTACGACGCCAACAAAGGCCGAGCGGTTGAGAACGTGGCGATGGATAGCGAACGCTTGGCCTACCAAGTGGCTGCAGATTACCGCTTGGCCAAAGGGATCAAGTTCAATGGTGGCTACCAAGGCATCGATAAAGAGCAAACCGATTCCGTTAAGGAAGAAACCAAAGAAGATCGCTTCTTTGCCGGTGTGCGCTACGACCGCTTAACCCAGTGGGATTTAAGCCTAGATGCGGAATTCAGCCGTCGTGACGGTTCTGACTACCAAGCGGATGAAGCCACCAGTGACGAAGACAACGCCGTGCTGCGCAAATACCACTTGGCCGATCGCGACCGTCAACAGCTGCGTTTTGGCGCCAGCCACACTCCGCTGGATAACCTCAGTGTCGATCTTAATGTGCGTTACGCCTTAGACGACTACAGCGACACCGATCTCGGTTTAAAAGAGTCTCGCGATAGCAGCTTCGATTTGAGCGTCAACTACCAACCGTTGCCGCAGCTGAGCCTGCACCTGTTTGCCGGGCAGCAGTGGATTGATTCGCAACAGAGTGATCGCAACAGCTCAAGCCGCTACGGCACTGATAGCAACGACACCTTCAGCCACGCCGGTTTTGGCGGTCGTTACCACGGCTTGCTGCAAGACAAGTTGGTTATCGGTTTGGATTACGGCTTTAACGAGTCCGAATCAGAGACCGAGATCAGTGGCAACAACCTGTATGGCGACTATATCGCGTGGTCACACAACGTTGATGTTTACGCGGAATATCAGTTAAGCGCTAACACCAAGGTGAAAGCGAGCTACGGCTACGAACGCTACTACGACACCGATTACGGCAGCGTGGCGAGCAGCAGTTACACCACCCTAGGCGAGATGGACAGCAACTACGTTGCCCACACAGTAATGCTGACCTTCAGCTACGCCCTGTAA
- a CDS encoding YkgJ family cysteine cluster protein gives MECRLGCGACCIAPSISSLNKPAGERCKYLNTDNLCSIFGKPERPQVCSDFKACDWICGNNNAVALQILTDLETTTAPSAST, from the coding sequence ATGGAATGCCGCCTCGGTTGCGGCGCCTGCTGCATCGCCCCGTCAATCAGCTCTCTCAACAAACCCGCAGGGGAGCGTTGTAAATATCTCAATACCGATAACCTCTGTTCCATCTTTGGTAAGCCAGAACGGCCGCAGGTATGCAGTGACTTTAAAGCTTGTGATTGGATTTGCGGCAACAACAACGCGGTCGCGCTGCAGATATTGACCGATTTGGAAACGACTACCGCACCTTCTGCTTCCACGTAG
- the rpoH gene encoding RNA polymerase sigma factor RpoH, which translates to MSESKPNMALMVVPQGHGSLESYIQAVNAIPMLSVEEEQYLARQVVGGDIDGAKLLIMAHLRFVVHIARGYSGYGLPQADLIQEGNIGLMKAVKRFDPDVGVRLVSFAVHWIKAEIHEYVLKNWRIVKVATTKAQRKLFFNLRKAKKRLGWFSNEEVHTVAEELGVSPKEVMEMEARLAAQDAAFDLGNDDDDDNSSYAPALYLQDDNSNHADVIEAEDHQAQSQRSLRDALNTLDDRSREILTARWLDEPKQTLHELAAHYGVSAERIRQLEKNAIKKLKIAMEG; encoded by the coding sequence ATGAGCGAATCCAAACCGAATATGGCATTAATGGTGGTCCCACAGGGACACGGCAGCTTGGAAAGTTATATCCAAGCGGTCAATGCCATCCCGATGCTATCGGTCGAGGAGGAGCAATACCTTGCCCGCCAAGTGGTGGGCGGTGATATCGACGGTGCCAAGTTGTTGATCATGGCGCACCTTCGCTTTGTGGTACATATTGCCCGTGGCTACTCTGGCTATGGCTTGCCGCAAGCGGATCTTATCCAAGAAGGCAACATCGGTTTAATGAAGGCGGTAAAACGCTTTGATCCGGATGTTGGTGTGCGTTTGGTGTCATTTGCAGTGCATTGGATCAAGGCTGAAATCCACGAATATGTGCTGAAAAACTGGCGTATCGTTAAGGTGGCCACCACTAAGGCGCAACGTAAGTTGTTCTTCAACCTGCGAAAGGCAAAAAAACGTTTGGGTTGGTTCAGTAACGAAGAGGTTCATACCGTTGCTGAAGAGCTTGGTGTATCACCGAAAGAGGTGATGGAGATGGAAGCTCGTCTTGCCGCCCAAGATGCTGCCTTTGATCTTGGTAACGACGACGATGATGACAACAGCAGCTATGCTCCGGCCTTATATCTGCAAGATGACAACTCTAATCACGCCGATGTGATTGAAGCGGAGGATCATCAAGCACAGTCGCAACGCAGTTTGCGCGATGCGTTAAATACTCTGGATGATCGCTCTCGAGAGATCCTCACCGCGCGTTGGTTAGACGAACCGAAGCAAACATTACATGAGCTTGCTGCTCACTACGGTGTTTCTGCTGAGCGGATCCGGCAGCTAGAGAAAAATGCCATCAAGAAGCTGAAAATTGCGATGGAAGGGTAA
- a CDS encoding DMSO/selenate family reductase complex A subunit, which translates to MQRRDFLKLSATAGAVSCITACGSKSSDSPAPVAPAEEQLNWTACLVNCGSNCPLKVYSVDGVCTRVETDWAESDDYGNHQVRACLRGRSLRQRNYAPDRLKTPLRRVAGTKRGAGQWEQISWETAFSEIGTKLAQLKADHGPRSIYHHYVSGAYYSFASGNCIRRALDCAGGERGFLAYYSNYSWAALTETAGATFGHGATSGTRHSHIRDADFFLGIGFNPFEMRMSGSGEQIDFMKAVEERRANGQKFKAIMIDPRYTDSNLGKEDEWLPIRPGTDGAMAAAIAYEMMKGSDEDHSDSWVELNSRDFLNSYTVGYDAASIRAAIAADPTLQPKHDDGTIAITVDEMAANNYKDYILGSGKFDAITGTAPDYEKGAKDAEWAEAICGIPADKLREIASELMASSNPYIQIGAGPNRQAAGEQTMRSLYMLSILAGKLGQAGTNTGELPSNFRHNTAGMGYSYADKDGSKASLCFFDWVEAVKDGKDMDYRSHGVKIYNKDGELQRDEKLGTDIKAVFCSAGNGLINQHCDINYTRPILEDESKAELIVVTDCWLTPSAEIADYVLPDSTWMESNDIADDSYSSGETGYQTYMSSSLKPFFESTKSMYDIGLGIVKASGGDVSTYTDGKADASEWLDELYEQTKAKSQNATLNLPATYAEAQAKGFFRGHAPDRGPLTLESFVNEGAALSTTTGKIEIFSFKWAIDNPRRDTFVADDRDASTHVDMIDPTPKYVPHWQGFEDDDTPQGKEEVENYPLQVCGYHTKGRAHSSYHNVKWLRDAVEDCVWVNPADAGEFNSGDEVIMESPRGKLQIRMRITPRVAPGVVALPEGAWYKASAAGEVDSGGCVNTLTKYHPCPVSRGNTQHTIRVKLYKANA; encoded by the coding sequence ATGCAAAGACGTGATTTTCTGAAATTGAGCGCCACCGCTGGCGCCGTAAGCTGCATCACAGCCTGTGGCAGCAAAAGTTCTGACTCCCCAGCGCCAGTGGCGCCAGCTGAAGAGCAGCTGAACTGGACTGCCTGTCTGGTTAACTGTGGATCTAACTGTCCACTGAAAGTGTACTCAGTAGATGGTGTATGTACTCGAGTTGAAACCGACTGGGCTGAGAGCGACGATTACGGTAACCACCAAGTGCGTGCTTGTTTGCGCGGTCGTTCACTGCGTCAACGCAACTACGCGCCAGATCGTTTGAAAACTCCACTGCGTCGTGTCGCTGGTACTAAACGTGGTGCAGGCCAATGGGAGCAGATCTCGTGGGAAACCGCATTTAGCGAAATTGGTACTAAGCTGGCTCAGCTGAAAGCCGATCACGGTCCACGTTCTATCTACCACCACTACGTTTCTGGTGCGTACTACTCGTTCGCTTCCGGTAACTGTATCCGTCGTGCATTGGATTGTGCTGGTGGCGAGCGCGGTTTCTTGGCGTACTACTCCAACTACTCTTGGGCTGCATTAACTGAAACCGCCGGCGCGACCTTTGGTCACGGTGCAACCTCAGGTACTCGCCATAGCCACATCCGCGATGCGGACTTCTTCTTGGGCATTGGTTTTAACCCGTTTGAGATGCGCATGTCTGGCTCCGGTGAGCAGATCGACTTTATGAAGGCGGTCGAAGAGCGTCGTGCTAACGGTCAGAAGTTCAAAGCCATCATGATCGACCCACGCTACACCGACTCGAACCTAGGTAAGGAAGATGAGTGGCTGCCAATTCGTCCGGGTACCGATGGTGCCATGGCTGCAGCTATCGCTTACGAGATGATGAAGGGCAGTGATGAAGACCACAGCGACAGCTGGGTTGAACTGAACTCTCGTGACTTCTTGAACAGCTACACCGTTGGTTACGATGCCGCGTCTATCCGTGCCGCGATTGCAGCCGATCCAACCCTGCAGCCTAAGCATGACGATGGCACTATTGCTATTACCGTTGATGAGATGGCGGCGAACAACTACAAGGATTACATCCTTGGTAGCGGTAAGTTTGATGCGATTACCGGCACTGCACCAGACTACGAAAAAGGCGCTAAAGACGCCGAATGGGCTGAAGCGATTTGTGGTATCCCAGCGGATAAGCTGCGTGAGATTGCCTCCGAGTTGATGGCTTCAAGCAACCCATACATTCAGATCGGTGCTGGTCCAAACCGTCAAGCGGCTGGTGAGCAAACCATGCGTTCGCTGTACATGCTGTCTATCCTAGCCGGTAAGCTTGGCCAAGCGGGTACTAACACTGGTGAGTTGCCAAGCAACTTCCGCCACAACACCGCTGGCATGGGTTACAGCTACGCTGACAAAGACGGCAGCAAAGCCTCACTGTGTTTCTTTGACTGGGTTGAAGCAGTTAAAGACGGTAAAGATATGGACTACCGCTCTCATGGCGTCAAAATCTACAACAAAGACGGCGAGCTGCAACGCGACGAGAAACTGGGTACTGACATCAAAGCAGTATTCTGTTCGGCGGGTAACGGCCTGATCAACCAGCACTGTGACATTAACTACACTCGCCCAATCTTAGAAGATGAATCTAAGGCTGAGCTGATTGTGGTAACTGACTGTTGGTTAACCCCGTCCGCAGAGATCGCTGACTACGTATTGCCAGATTCGACCTGGATGGAGTCTAACGATATCGCGGATGACTCGTACTCTTCTGGCGAGACTGGCTACCAGACCTACATGTCGTCTTCGTTGAAGCCATTCTTTGAATCAACTAAGTCTATGTACGACATTGGTTTGGGCATTGTTAAGGCTTCCGGTGGTGACGTTAGCACCTATACCGATGGCAAAGCCGACGCTAGCGAGTGGTTAGACGAGCTGTACGAGCAAACCAAAGCCAAATCGCAGAATGCAACCTTGAACCTGCCAGCAACCTACGCTGAAGCGCAGGCGAAAGGCTTCTTCCGTGGCCATGCGCCGGATCGTGGCCCTTTAACACTGGAAAGCTTTGTTAATGAAGGGGCGGCGCTGAGCACCACCACCGGTAAGATTGAGATCTTCTCGTTCAAGTGGGCGATTGATAACCCTCGCCGTGACACCTTTGTTGCTGATGACCGCGATGCGTCTACTCACGTCGATATGATCGACCCAACGCCAAAGTATGTGCCGCACTGGCAAGGCTTTGAGGATGACGATACCCCTCAAGGCAAAGAGGAAGTAGAAAACTACCCATTGCAGGTTTGTGGCTATCACACCAAAGGGCGTGCTCACTCTTCGTACCACAACGTTAAGTGGCTGCGTGACGCGGTTGAGGATTGCGTTTGGGTTAACCCAGCTGATGCCGGCGAATTTAACAGCGGTGATGAAGTCATCATGGAAAGCCCGCGCGGCAAGCTGCAGATCCGTATGCGTATTACCCCACGCGTTGCCCCTGGTGTTGTCGCATTGCCAGAAGGTGCTTGGTACAAAGCCAGTGCTGCCGGTGAGGTTGATTCGGGCGGTTGTGTAAACACCCTAACCAAGTACCACCCATGTCCGGTTAGCCGTGGTAACACTCAGCACACCATCCGCGTGAAACTTTACAAAGCCAACGCTTAA